A portion of the Rhodopseudomonas sp. BAL398 genome contains these proteins:
- a CDS encoding phosphotransferase family protein, which translates to MNHIQPASATRGPELLSEADTAPANWDRVAQYLRTQGMTFDSAQPVRQFAGGLANRNYLVVVDGQNAVLRRPPDGELPPGAHDMAREHKILSRLADALTFVPRSLHYCDRRNVIGVPFQLIEYRPGIVIRGDDLSPVEGRPDAAPVLCQMLVSTLASLHAVDARSVGLDDLGKPQGFIGRAIAGWSKRGALVAESPSTQSLLKEISNWLSEQRFRERPAAVLHCDFKLDNLILDPVSLAPLALVDWDMGTRGDPLFDLATLLSYWAEPGDPPAMQKLRQMPTAHPGFWRRSEVAEYYAALTGQDLDDLAAMRVLALFKLGVVFLQLHRQWTNGAVKDNRYAEFGRLGEDLLLIARDVGHGVSNDRSRS; encoded by the coding sequence TTGAACCACATCCAACCGGCGTCAGCGACGCGAGGTCCAGAATTGCTGTCGGAGGCGGACACCGCACCGGCGAATTGGGATCGCGTCGCGCAGTACCTGCGGACGCAGGGCATGACGTTCGATTCGGCGCAGCCCGTCAGGCAATTTGCGGGGGGGCTCGCAAACCGTAATTATCTTGTCGTCGTCGATGGTCAAAACGCCGTGCTGCGCCGTCCGCCTGACGGAGAACTGCCGCCCGGTGCGCACGACATGGCGCGCGAGCACAAGATTCTGTCGCGGCTCGCCGATGCACTCACCTTCGTTCCGCGGAGTTTGCATTACTGTGACCGACGCAACGTGATCGGCGTTCCGTTTCAGTTGATTGAGTATCGCCCGGGGATTGTGATCCGGGGCGATGACTTGTCGCCGGTCGAAGGGCGTCCGGACGCAGCGCCTGTGTTATGCCAGATGCTGGTATCGACGCTGGCAAGCCTTCACGCTGTCGATGCGCGATCGGTTGGGCTTGATGATCTCGGAAAGCCTCAAGGATTCATCGGACGCGCGATCGCAGGTTGGTCGAAGCGGGGTGCGCTGGTTGCTGAATCGCCTTCGACGCAAAGCCTTCTCAAGGAGATCTCGAACTGGCTGTCGGAGCAGCGTTTCCGGGAGCGGCCGGCTGCCGTTCTGCACTGCGATTTCAAGCTCGACAACCTGATCCTCGACCCGGTGAGCCTGGCGCCTCTGGCGCTGGTCGATTGGGACATGGGCACACGCGGCGATCCGTTGTTCGATCTCGCAACGTTACTTAGCTACTGGGCAGAGCCTGGCGATCCACCGGCCATGCAAAAACTTCGGCAGATGCCCACGGCGCATCCGGGGTTTTGGCGAAGGTCCGAAGTCGCGGAATACTATGCCGCCTTGACTGGACAAGATCTCGACGACTTGGCGGCAATGCGCGTCCTCGCTCTCTTCAAGCTCGGCGTCGTCTTTCTGCAACTGCACCGGCAATGGACGAACGGCGCGGTGAAAGACAATCGTTATGCTGAATTTGGACGCCTGGGCGAAGACCTGTTGTTAATCGCCCGGGATGTCGGGCATGGAGTTTCAAATGACCGATCTCGATCTTAA